One genomic window of Diospyros lotus cultivar Yz01 chromosome 8, ASM1463336v1, whole genome shotgun sequence includes the following:
- the LOC127808529 gene encoding immune-associated nucleotide-binding protein 9-like: protein MVGCALTDDDRAEVGFPSNGSETVAVSIGHGSQSDAPSNKSRTVVLVGRTGNGKSATGNSILGRVAFTPRACSFSAGISCTCEMQTRKLSGGQMLNVIDSPGLFDVSSCGSEFIGEVIGQVINMAKDGIDAVLVVFSVRTRFTKEEESVLRGLQILCGEKISDYVIVVFTGGDSLEEEGVTLDEYLGRECPDPLKEILGQCGNRKVLFDNKTKDEAKKSRQLEQLLKLLDGVIELNRGQPYKGKLNLDKLKEGGLKLRGQTEKANSMKRCMIERSDFKEHVRRSSEEQAKRMTEMGCVDNYSSCRRLLEQQLTDLKATRLKAEEEAEAKLRVLNELRSIRRQREIIAALKDQSWMWCGIM from the exons ATGGTTGGATGCGCTCTGACTGATGATGATAGGGCGGAAGTTGGCTTTCCTTCAAACGGGTCCGAAACTGTTGCTGTTTCAATCGGTCATGGCTCGCAGTCTGATGCGCCTTCTAATAAATCTCGAACTGTGGTTTTGGTTGGACGTACCGGAAACGGGAAAAGTGCAACTGGCAATAGCATTCTTGGAAGAGTGGCATTTACGCCCAGGGCTTGTTCCTTTTCTGCTGGTATTAGTTGCACTTGCGAGATGCAGACAAGAAAGCTGAGTGGCGGCCAGATGCTTAATGTCATCGATTCTCCTG GTTTGTTTGATGTCTCATCCTGTGGTTCTGAATTTATTGGAGAAGTAATAGGCCAAGTCATCAATATGGCCAAGGATGGCATCGATGCCGTGCTTGTAGTCTTCTCAGTGAGGACTCGCTTTACCAAGGAAGAGGAGTCCGTTCTACGTGGTTTGCAGATTTTATGTGGGGAAAAAATTAGTGACTATGTTATTGTTGTGTTTACGGGAGGGGATTCGCTTGAAGAAGAGGGAGTCACCCTGGACGAATACTTAGGCCGTGAGTGCCCGGACCCTCTAAAG GAAATCCTGGGTCAATGTGGAAACCGAAAGGTTCTGTTTGACAATAAGACTAAGGATGAAGCGAAGAAATCTCGACAACTGGAACAACTTCTAAAACTTTTAGATGGCGTTATAGAGCTGAATCGTGGGCAGCCTTATAAAGGAAAACTAAATCTTGATAAGCTGAAG GAAGGGGGACTGAAACTCCGTGGGCAGACAGAAAAGGCTAATTCCATGAAAAGATGCATGATAGAGAGATCCGATTTTAAGGAGCATGTTCGAAGGTCAAGTGAAGAACAAGCCAAGAGGATGACCGAAATGGGTTGTGTGGATAACTATTCTTCCTGTCGTCGGTTACTAGAACAGCAATTGACAGACCTGAAAGCAACAAGGCTTAAGGCAGAAGAGGAAGCTGAAGCAAAACTGAGGGTGTTGAATGAACTTCGCAGCATTAGAAGGCAGAGGGAGATAATAGCTGCATTAAAAGATCAGAGTTGGATGTGGTGTGGCATTATGTAG
- the LOC127808530 gene encoding uncharacterized protein LOC127808530, translating into MEVRTRFGPTGFVDYDEVLSKMRQTGSLRDYQREFERVATQVKDWPEKALIGAFIGGLFPDIAAEVKLHRPTTMRQAIDIARLKDDQLRATRKAMAYKGPAMAGSSSGAPKPKPPLAPQPATSKRIPQGVKRLSWDEMQKRREQGLCFNCNEKFTPGHKCKVAQSFLIEVEEPPEEEEYAESDPQMPYDMPAANSGVEAEDLPEVSLHALAGSAGPQTMRVTAMLKGKVASLLIDNGSTHNFISTKVAHKLQIPTTIIEPFEVRVASGERLACTQQCKAVSLKIQHIYISVDLYVIPLAGVDIVLGVQWLAQLGKVIFDYKQMAMEFTLGGRQVRLSMQQGTPRAVEVNVVQKLIRAGSECYAIQIASQPRASDSFQSTDVPQLPTDVQVVLAKFPTVVQEPTNLPPSRPFDHRIPLLDEQPINVAPYCYAHHQKEEIEKQVKEMLQKNLIRPSTSPFSSPVLLVKKKDGTWRFCTDYRALNKATVKDRFPIPAIDDMLDELAGSTIFTKLDLRAGYHQIRMHPGDIHKTAFRTHHGHYEYMVIPFGLCNAPSTFQAAMNHIFQHMLRKFVLVFFNDILVYSKTRDQHLQHLEQVLSILARESFCIKLSKCAFGQTELEYLGHRICPEGVKVEPHKITAIQSWPKPKNVSQLRGFLGLTGYYRKFVQHYGAIARPLT; encoded by the coding sequence ATGGAGGTACGCACCCGTTTTGGCCCTACCGGCTTTGTGGACTATGATGAAGTCCTGTCAAAGATGCGGCAGACAGGATCCTTGAGGGACTACCAGCGGGAATTCGAAAGGGTGGCCACACAAGTCAAAGATTGGCCAGAGAAGGCCTTGATCGGGGCATTCATTGGGGGCCTATTTCCGGATATTGCTGCAGAAGTCAAGCTCCACCGACCCACCACGATGCGCCAAGCAATTGATATTGCTCGGCTGAAGGATGATCAACTGCGCGCCACGCGCAAGGCAATGGCATACAAAGGGCCAGCCATGGCCGGATCCAGTTCTGGGGCGCCCAAACCCAAGCCACCACTTGCACCACAACCTGCAACCAGCAAGCGCATACCACAGGGCGTCAAGCGCCTATCATGGGACGAGATGCAGAAGAGGCGTGAGCAAGGCCTCTGTTTCAACTGCAACGAAAAATTCACCCCGGGCCACAAGTGCAAGGTGGCCCAATCATTTCTGATCGAAGTTGAAGAGCCACCAGAGGAGGAGGAATATGCAGAGTCAGACCCACAAATGCCTTATGACATGCCTGCAGCCAACAGCGGGGTGGAGGCCGAGGATCTGCCAGAGGTGTCCCTTCATGCGCTGGCAGGATCCGCTGGGCCACAAACCATGCGGGTGACAGCGATGCTCAAGGGCAAAGTTGCCAGCCTGCTGATTGACAACGGCTCAACCCACAACTTCATCAGCACCAAAGTAGCCCACAAGTTACAGATTCCGACTACCATCATTGAGCCATTTGAGGTGCGAGTCGCTAGCGGGGAGCGCCTGGCATGCACACAGCAATGCAAGGCAGTAAGTCTTAAAATCCAGCACATCTATATTTCTGTTGATTTATATGTCATACCCTTGGCTGGAGTAGACATAGTGCTGGGTGTACAGTGGTTGGCCCAACTGGGCAAAGTTATCTTTGATTACAAGCAGATGGCCATGGAGTTCACTCTAGGGGGCCGACAGGTTCGCCTATCCATGCAGCAGGGCACTCCTAGGGCAGTAGAGGTGAACGTGGTGCAGAAACTGATTAGGGCTGGCAGTGAGTGTTATGCCATACAGATAGCATCACAACCACGCGCATCCGACAGTTTCCAATCCACCGATGTACCGCAGCTACCCACAGATGTTCAGGTGGTCTTGGCTAAATTCCCCACAGTGGTGCAGGAGCCCACAAACCTGCCACCAAGCCGGCCTTTCGACCATCGCATCCCACTTTTGGATGAGCAACCCATCAACGTTGCTCCCTACTGTTATGCCCACCAtcagaaagaagaaattgagaagcaaGTCAAGGAGATGCTTCAGAAAAATCTGATACGGCCTAGTACCAGTCCTTTCTCATCACCAGTTTtgctagtcaagaagaaggatgggacATGGCGCTTCTGTACAGATTATCGAGCCCTCAACAAAGCCACAGTTAAGGACAGATTTCCGATTCCAGCCATTGATGACATGCTAGATGAGCTAGCAGGATCCACCATTTTCACCAAGTTAGACTTGCGGGCAGGCTATCATCAAATCAGGATGCACCCGGGAGACATACACAAGACAGCATTTCGCACACATCATGGGCACTACGAGTACATGGTCATACCCTTTGGCCTGTGCAACGCACCATCCACATTTCAGGCGGCCATGAATCACATTTTCCAGCACATGCTACGTAAGTTTGTGCTAGTATTCTTCAATGATATCCTGGTTTATTCGAAGACTAGGGACCAGCATTTGCAGCACTTGGAACAAGTCTTGAGCATACTGGCCCGAGAAAGTTTCTGCATCAAGCTGTCCAAGTGTGCTTTTGGGCAGACTGAGTTGGAGTACTTGGGGCACAGGATCTGCCCTGAAGGCGTCAAGGTAGAGCCACACAAGATTACAGCCATCCAGTCTTGGCCGAAGCCGAAGAATGTTTCCCAACTGCGAGGATTTTTGGGACTTACAGGCTACTACAGGAAGTTTGTGCAGCACTATGGGGCCATTGCTAGGCCATTGACGTAG